A region of the Pseudorasbora parva isolate DD20220531a chromosome 18, ASM2467924v1, whole genome shotgun sequence genome:
GCCCAGGAACACGTGATTGGCCCACACCATGGAGAGCGCGAGCAGGTGATCGACGCGCGGCTGCTCCTCGTAATTGCTGATGTTTCTGAAGATAAACTCCCTCCGACTCTTCCAGTGTTTGTCGCTCTCGGACACGCCGCGGAACGTCTCGATGAAGTCGGACAGCAGCCGGTTCTGCCCGATGAAATCCTCCACATCCGCGGACGCCATGTTTGAGAGATGTCGTCACTTGCTGCTTTTTCTAGCGGAGCTGCGGAGCTATAGGCGCGTGACTGTCACCTGCAGGATCGGATTGGCACTGCATGACTTTTCACTGCAGCCGACTTTTCATTGCACTCCAGGGCcatttttttgggatttcctcctggatttggcctaccaaaattgaaaagcttcccatacacacatacagtggtctaggttcaaaatttttgaaatttttccaggaaaccctttgaagttccataaaacactgctaaaagtcataaacatgtaagtatatgttgtctaagctgtaataaccctccaaaaagtaggcgctttttgatttccccccccccccccccccataaattcatttgtgaaagtgtgtaactgAGGCCCtatgtgctctaggaccctgcagacagttttggGCTTCttccactaaattacagaaaatagtggaaaaagaagtttgtctgtgtcgtGATGCATGCCAGATTtactcaaatgggtctgaagggatgaccccccctttttatactgtacaaaccgtattttctatccccttacactgcccctaaagcctagttcacactgcccgatttttgccccgattttgagtcgccgacaggttttgtgaaatcgccgacaaatgcccgagatcacaggcaaatcggtgctcgtgcacgcgagtgacaatcacgcagtatgaatgatcaaagacgcgatcagagagaatcgccgacgagtcgccgacgccggtgagatatttggcatgctaaatatctggacctgtcggcgattcaaactcctgctgtgtgaactgcgttctgactgaaaattacaccgacagccaatgagagagtgagatacagggcagcaggaggttcagggaggagttataaagcagaatttcagtattttaatagatatatttacaattctatgaaacagaaacaaaggccaaacatttgcacatccagccacagcagcagcacattaaataattatttatttacctcaaactgtctttgcagaacaaaatcctggctccctctgtctctccaacaatttcttccgccataatcttttttctttttctccacaaatcagcacacatacaatttgaagcaaactttgtgcagtttatcatttttaataacaattccaagtctcgcgcgagaactccggtctgacgcacgtgtgatctcgcgttgtttacttgtcacatcgcacgtgtgtttgggaaacgtagtttgcgcacgggagagagagagagttgtcggcgattcttccttgttcagtcatgcagtgtgagctcctctgtcgtcaaaccatcgtgcagtgtgaatacagcagtgactgaatgataccccagatagccatgcagtgtgaatagagcagtgacccgacgagtttgaaaatcgtgcagtctgaactaggcttaaacctacccatcacacacacacacacacacacacacacacacacacacacacacacacagacactgcccctaaacctacccatcacaggaaacattctgcatttttactttctcataaaaactcctcctgtgtgatttataagccttttgaaaagtggggccatgggtcatgtcctcatatttcaccctctcctgtaatacctgtgtcatacccatggcattatacacatttgtgtcctcatatgtcacaaaaacaagcccacacacacacacacacacacacactcacatattcactcaatcactctcacacacacacactaggggttgaacgacttccgattttttaaagttgacatttatgtgataaaagtccagtcgacgtcgactagtcgctgctGACGTCAATAATGAACAATAAAGCCTGAGCCTCGAGCTGAGACTCGAACTCGGGTCTTCTTGTGCACGGGACAGTGatggcatatgacacagcgctgcccatgaggttattggtcctacataacagcttctgaatcagttcttttgtcttatggtcgttatatttctcacagatttctgctcgttctgaaaaagatacagataaagtagcacaataaagattacatgtatatgaaggcattagtgagtgattgtgtgtgaattaattcgacctggcagcgtctctctactaatagtgaagttgtgagttttagttatcaagaaatatatgctagaacgtttcagtttctaagctattttattgataaatcacagaacagttagcctagaaatctagacgcaccctagcggcagcaaatttaatctgcccgcaagtgtggtctagcaactctcaattcctttctgagctgtattcctcagaatctggacggcccaatcacatcgtgtatagagtcggtgggcggggccataatgacgacggccgagttgcgtttgcgtgcttctagtaaacacagaaactggcgaacggcggcggtctgtcgaatcagctttgaccgcgactctggaagacttgagttaagcttttctctgagaaaagaacaaagaacggcactgaagtcattcttaaaaagggaagatgtgtttggagtttagccgaccggatacggcgaatgtttaatctgtcaacaagctctgcttcaccgtcgttgctctggttggtgtagcgctatcctatcgcgtgcagagggagtttgacagacagccgtttatccgcccctcagattgagccgtcaatggtgagtttccagaccaaacatcttgatgtgggtccggcttgtcaggctacagaacagtgacaatacatttctgcgctCCTGAATGGTTTAGTGTGAGGCGCGCAATCTCTGCTCGATGTGCGATTGGATAGTTGTGTGCGTTGCAATGCAGCACGCATTAGTTTAACGCGATGATTAACTTACCTGTACAATAAGCgtgcattctcccgatcaattgagcatccagatggtaatcaaacaggtcttgtggagagctcacggactatgcatttatttgtcatttttaactgttgaaaacagagcctgcgtgtcaggaaatagtttatcctgttgcgccctctgtaggccagcgactagtcgacgtcaagcttaaagcgtcatgacAGAGCATTAAGGTCGACTAGTCACTGGCTCAATCACTCAATcaatgacacacacactcacacgcacacacactctctcactcacacacgcacacacactcactctctctcacactcacctcacacacactcactcactcatacactcactcacacattcactctctaactgacacacactctctcactcactcacttacttactgacacactcactgactcacacacactcactcacacgcgcacacactcactgactcacacacactcactcactcactcactcactcactcactcactcactcactcactcactcactcactcacacacacacactcactcactcactcactcactcacacacacacacacacacacacacacacacacacacactctctcactcacacacgcacacacactcactctctctcactcacacatgcacacacactctctctctctcacacacactcactcactcacactcactcactcactctcactcactcactcactcactcactcactcactcactcactcactcactcacacactcactcaaacacacacacacacactctctcactcacacacgcacacacactcactctctctcacacacactcactcactcactcactcactcacttactcacacacacacacacacacacatacactcactcacctcacacacacactcacctcacacactcactcactcacacactcactcacttactgacacactcactgactcacacacactcactgtagtaagttcgataatggaaggaaggaagaggacacgggggtcggctggacggttgatactttctttatttataactcaaaacttgtaataaacttcacaacacacactgcggtgtggATTCTCATAGACGCTCGattacttccgggtcggcacttccggcttccggtaactcagtctctgtgcgctcgtatcaaccgtccgatctctctctctccttgatctccggttccaccgaggttttattccctctccgcgctcattactagaacaagagacaggtgttattaatctgcttccaatccactcacttaccgcttgtcccgcggctctctctcccgctgcagacctcgctgaaccacgccccccttgccacatacccccaccgcccgactcaggccggggagccgtccggcctgcagcccccccccccccatttctggagaggaaatcggccacagccatctgagcacccggcctgtggaccacctggaacttaaaaggctgaagagctagataccaacgggtgatccgcgcgttggtatccttcatgcggtggagccattggagaggagcgtggtccgaacagagggtgaactcccgccccagaaggtagtagcggagggtgagaacggcccacctgatggcaaggcactccttttcgatggtgctgtacttagcctctctcttcgagagcttacggctaatgtacagcaccggccgctctcccccctccacctcctgggccaggactgcgcccagccccctgtccgacgcgtcagtctgcaacagaaaagggagagaaaagtcaggggagtgtaaaagcggcccgccacatagagcagccttaactcgggcctgctggcacggctccgtccattggaccgtatctggtagcccctttttagtaaggtcagtcagagggctggtgaggtccgaataatttggtataaaccgtctataatatcccgccagccccaagaactgccttacctcctttttggtcttgggtctcggacaggttgcaattgcggcggtcttatcaatttggggacgcacctgcccatgacccaagtggaagcccagataccttacctccacccgcccaattgcacacttcttcggattggccgtgagccccgctcccctcagcgacctcaggaccgccctgacatgctgcatatgccgctgccaatcgtgactgtaaatcacgatatcgtccaggtaggcagcagcatatgcggcatggggccGTAAAATCcggtccatgaggcgctgaaaggtagcgggtgccccgaacaaaccgaagggaagcgtgacgaattggtgcaatccaaacggcgtggtgaaagctgtcttttctttggacaatggagacaaggggatctgccaatagcccttcgttaagtccaatgtcgaataaaatcgagccgtgcctagccgatcaagcaactcgtcaacccgcggcattggatacgcgtcgaatttcgacactgcgttcaccttgcggtagtccacacagaacctgaccgagccgtcggtcttagggactaaaacgatcgggctcgcccagtcactgttggactcctctattactcccatatcgagcattgcccctaattcttcctgaactacctttttcttgtgttcaggtaagcgatacggccggctgcgaactaccacgcccggctcggtctcgatatggtgctgaattaagttggtacgtcccggtaggggcgaaaacacgtcggcgaactccgcctgtagctttgagagatcagtgagttgggacggcgagaggtgatctcccccaggggccagtgcgaccgattgtgctttgatgctcgcctctggcccgagatcatcctctcccccgatcaccgtcgccaacaacactgattccacctcattccatttcttaaggagattgaggtggtatatttgacgtgccccgttcctatcggagcgtatcacttcataatcgaggtctccaacctgtcgtgcgacctcaaacggcccctgccacttcgacattaatttagagcttgatgtagggagtaatacgagcactttctctcccggtgtgaatttgcgtagtctcgtacccctgttatacgaccggctttggcggtcctgggcttgcaacaaattctccctagatagccgccccaaggtgtggagttttgttcgcaagtccagcacatattgaatttcgttcttggccaaagaaggtccctcctcccaagtttctcgtaggacatccagcaccccccggggctgtcgtccgtagagaagctcgaagggggaaaaccccgtggaggcttgcgggacctctcacacagcgaataagaggggttctaaccaccgatcccaatttttggcgtcttcctgtacgaatttacggatcatggatttaagagtgcgattaaatcgttcgaccaagccgtctgtttgtgggtgatagacgcttgttcgaatggatttaatgcccaataatccgtacaattcgcttaacgtgcgtgacataaacgccgtgccttgatcagtgaggatttccttcggaatccccactcgggagattaaccgaaacagtgcgtccgcaacactcttcgcagagatgttgcggagagccactgcttctggatatcgtgttgcgtagtccacgataactagcgcaaaacgatgtccgcgtgcggatcgctctaatggcccgatgaggtccatcgcaattctttcgaaggggacctgcattaatggtagggggcacaatggtgcttttggagcggccagtgggtttaccaactgacattccggacaagacgcgcaccacctgcgcacattgtcatgaatgcctggccaaaaaaatcgggtcattaaacgattcagtgtggccgcctgtcccaggtggcccgccatcgggttagagtgagccgcctggaaaagcatttcccggcggctcttcggtactaacaactgggttgtatccacttttgtttgagcgtcttgggtcactcggtacaacctatccttaattatggcaaaataaggatacgtgacgggcaaggcgggttggagggactgaccgtcgatagtgcggacctgttggaacGCATGTTTTAGCGTCTCatcttgggactgctccagagggaagtcatcgcggtccgagagaatcagtctctcgaccccgctcgctTCCTCTGAAGCGGTTCCCGAGGGCCCCgcatcagtctcgccaacctgcactcgcaccgccccgttcctagccttgttctcccaagcggcatccgcgcataacgaccccaataatgccggaaaggcgggccaatttgtccccagaattagcggatgccggaggtggggactaaccgccacctcaacactatgattttctcccctaaactgtatcgtgactgggacaaccggatattccaccacatccccgtgcacacaccgcaccttaaccatgcggcttgtatccaatgcccccggttgcatcaggctttgatggatcgaggtttggttacagccggaatccaccaaggcctgatatgtaccccccttgatactcacaggaatttggtactctcctgcttgatcaggggtggtccgctggaagtccgggacccggatcattgtcccgatgtccatcatcggacatcggtccacaaaatggtccgggtcgccgcaccgccagcaggccagcccaggcctgcccgccgcccctgcggcggggagtggattggaaaatgagcgcggagggggggtggaaccggaaccgttatccccgcccgaccccagcagccccgcccccctgggcggggccctcgaactcccgtattgccctgggcccattccaccccgtcctctggggggaatacgagggggccctggagggcgggacctagggagagggacagggcgagaaggagagacagaggggggagagagagagggagaagttagtaggggctcgccgacccccgggcacgccaccagatggtcctccgccaggttgatggccgtcgtcagcgacgtgggccggtggcactggacccactcggcggtcttcctggggagccgagcgatgaactgctccagtaccaccagatcgacgatgtggtccacgtcgcttccaccggccaatagccatttgcggcactcgtcccggagctgttgggccatcgcgaagggccgaCCGGCCTCACCCCACGCCAGCGAGCGGAACCGCTGTCGATGCTGCtcgggggtccggccgacccgctggatgatggccctctttaGGTCTTCataatccaggaggttcgccaccggcagttgttgagcggccgcctgggcttctcccgtGAGCAGTggtatgaggcgcaccggccactgtgcccggggccacccgcaggcctccgctgcCTTCTGGAACAGTTcgatgaaggcctcgggatcgtcctgtggccccatcttatgtaggggcacgtggaccggtgcgctggcgagcccggcggcttcggtgcgaacctcccgggctgtccagctccggaacctctcgcggtcctcttgctggccgcggacgatggcctcgaaacggcgctcctggtccgcccgcaggtccagcatggactgatgttgttcctggtggagggccgcgagagcggtgatgatgtccgcaaacggcgtggcggagggcgttggtgttgtcatggcggcggcgcggtcctacttccttcccgggttttcggcaccactgtagtaagttcgataatggaaggaaggaagaggacacgggggtcggctggacggttgatactttctttatttataactcaaaacttgtaataaacttcacaacacacactgcggtgtggATTCTCATAGACGCTCGattacttccgggtcggcacttccggcttccggtaactcagtctctgtgcgctcgtatcaaccgtccgatctctctctctccttgatctccggttccaccgaggttttattccctctccgcgctcattactagaacaagagacaggtgttattaatctgcttccaatccactcacttaccgcttgtcccgcggctctctctcccgctgcagacctcgctgaaccacgccccccttgccacactcactctctctcacacaaactcactcactcaaacactcactcactcacacaaactcacacacacactcactcacacacactcactcactcacacacacacacgcacacacacacactcactcacacacacacacacactcacacacacacacacacacacacacacacactcactgccacacttactcacacacacactgactcactcactaactcactcactcactctctcactcacacacacacactcatgatctcactcactctctcactcacacacacacacacacactcatgatctcactcacacacacacactcactcacacactcatgatctcactcactcactcactcactcacacacacacacacacacacacacacacacactcactcgctcgctcgctcgctcacacacactcactcactcactcacttacacatacacacacacacacacacactcactcactcactcatacactctctctcactcacacacacacactcactcacacacacacgcacacacactcactcactcacctcacacacacacacacactcacctcacacactcactcacttactgacacactcacactcactctttcacacactcactcacacacacactcactcactcactgacacactcactcactctttaacacacacacacacactcactcactcactcactcacacacactcacactcacacacacacacacacatacactcactcacctcacacacacacacacacacacacacacacacacacacacacacacacacactcaccacactcactcactcacacactcactcactcactcactcactcacttactgacacactcactgactcacacacacactcacacatgcacacacactcactctctctcacacaaactcactcaaacactcacccactcacaaaaactctctctcacacacacacacacacacacacacacacactcactcactcacacacacacacacacacacactcccacacttactcacacacactcacacacacacacacacacactcacatactcactctcactcacacacacactctcacacacacactcatgatctcactcacacacacactcactcccacactcactcacacacacactgactcacacactcactcactcacacacactcatgatctcactcacacacacacacacacacactaactcacacactcactcactcactcactcacacacactcactcactcactctctcacacactcacttacacactcactcacacacacacacacactcactcacacacactcactcactcattcactcactcatacactctctctcacacacacacacactcactcactcacctcactcactgacacacactcactcacttactgacacacacacactcactctttcacacactcactcactcacacacacacacacacactaactcgctgacacactcactcactctttcacacacaaactcactccctcacacacacaaactcactccctcacacacactcactcactcacacacacaaactcactcacacacacactcttacacacacacacacacacactcactcactcactcactctctctctctctctctctctctctcacacacacacattcacttacccatacactctctcacacacacactcactcacttaacTTCAGAGAGATGTCCAGAGTTGTCTTCACAGGGCCGTTTTTAGAAACACATGTTCAGTGAGCACATCGACCCACCACACAAACGATCCCTCCATCCCCGTCGTATGCGTATTTTATACTTCCTTCTGTGATATTAAAGCATTTAATCATCCATTAAATCTGGTTTATTCGGAGTGTGCACAGGATAAACAGGATTTGTGTTATCGGTGCTGATCCGATCCACTGCTGCATTATTCATGTGTTTCCGGCTGGGCTCAGCTGCAACCCAACCACTTACATTCATTTAACCCGCAAAAGTGTGAAGGTGACAGTAGCATACTCCAAACGACGCTTTTTAACCCAACAGTATAGCCTATACGTGATTATTATGCTTTAAAAGAGGCAGGAAGGAGAAATTAAAGGGTGTTGAATAATATAGCCCAGTATGACTCAAACCCCTAGAATAGTGAGATTAATTGGTGAACTATTATTATTGAAATACATAAAGTTATTATACATGCAATAGATATCCAGTCCGTTGTCTTTTCCCAGTGGTTCCAAATACGCACTTGCACACGTTTCTCCTCAGGTTCACATCACAACACTCACTATATCTGTCTCTTTATCATTTCAAACCCAAATGACTTATTTTTGcatgaaaaaaatgattttttaaaagaatTCATGGAActtgaatattgtgaaatgcATGACATTTAGACATagaataaagtgtttttttgccatcacacacacactgttcttttCATTGCTCAAATggttctttatagtggaaaaaatggcttacaatgttttgtttttcttacaCTAAGacaaaaaaatggttcttttaagGCGAGAGACTACAGGCAAAAACACTGTTTTCATGCATCtgtcaattattattattcaaaataCACTTTTAAGTGAATATTTTATAACACTTCTTATCTTTTATTGGTTACATATCTTTAAATTAGTCTTTCCTCATttcctaaataaataaataaaataaaaaacagttcaGGAAACTGAACATTTCTTAATGTAATCAatcaactacactgtaaaaaaattattgtttttttgttggtttaacttaaaaaagtaagtaacccggttgccttaaaattttgagtttattgaaataaaaaatttgagttggtacaatgaagaaaatttgtttaataaatagaaactcaaaatatttttgtatctgaaccacataaaaaatgtgataa
Encoded here:
- the cdkn2aipnl gene encoding CDKN2AIP N-terminal-like protein, encoding MASADVEDFIGQNRLLSDFIETFRGVSESDKHWKSRREFIFRNISNYEEQPRVDHLLALSMVWANHVFLGCRYNAELLEKVNEMAEGIVVEDAPVFKTRDELIQQQKQQR